TGCAGCCTTCGGTTTTTCAGGCGCCCGAGAGGGCAGCTCGAGAAGTGATCGAAGGTCCGATGAAGAGGTGCTTTCGAACCCTCGCAAGCTCAATCTTTCGAATGATTTGCTTGATTGTAAAGGTAGGCATTAGCCTTGCTTGTGCAAGCACTGGTCATGATATATGCTGCGACGGAATTTTCGCGGAGAGAAACCAGTCCGTTTCATAGGTTTCGGCCGGAGAAGAGTGATGGCGGAACCGTTGATCGAGGACAAAGCCCACCGTAGCCTGATGGCTTCGGAGGATGTCATTTTCCGCGATTTGGGGGGCGAAGCGGTTCTCCTGCACCTGGCCAGCGGCGAATACTACGGTCTGAACGAGACCGGTTCCCGCATGTGGTCTTTGCTGTGTGAGCTGGGAGACCGTGCGCGAGTTCTCGAAGTGCTGCAGCGCGAGTACGACGCCGAGCCGGAGGATCTGGCTGGCGAGCTGCAGAGCTTCGTAGCGGACCTCCAGGCGAAGAACCTGATTCGAAGCCCATGAGCCCCAAGCTGAAGACGGCCCTGACCCAATCCCCGCGGGAATGGGCCGTCTTACTGCATGCATTTTCCTTGTTTTTCGTGATTTCTGCAGGCCTGGCATTGGCCTCGCTGCCGAGGGTGCGCCGTCTGCTCCGGGTCGAGCGCGCCCAGCGCCGTCGCTCCGTTCTCGGGCCGGAGATCATCGCTCGTCAGGTCGACCGCGCCGCACGCTGTTACCCCTTCCGGGTGGTCTGTTTGCAGCGCTCGCTTTGCCTCGAGCACCTGCTGCGGTTCTACGGTTTTCCCGCCAGCTTTCGCCTCGGCGTCCGGCGCCAGGACGAGGAGCTCGAGGCCCATGCCTGGGTCGAGTGTCACGGCCGACCGATTGCCGAAGGGCCCAATCTGGCGAGCTTTCAGCCGATGGAACGAGCGAGCGCACCATGAATTTGCTCTGTGGCATCGTACGTTTCGATGGCGGCGCCGTGGCGGCGGAGGAGCTGGCGCCGATGCTGGCTGCCGCCGACCTGGCGGAGCCGGCGGATGTCGAGCAGCGCTCGGCATCCGGGGCGCGCTTCGCCATGGGACGGGTGAACGGTGGCGGGCCTGCCAGTCTCGACGCCGTGTCCGGCGAGGGGCTGTGGCTGCGCACGGGCTCTGCCGCGGTGCCCGAGGGCTCCGACGAGAAGGCCGCGGCGCCCTTTGCCTCGGCCCACTGGGACGAGGCCGCCCGGCGTCTGGTGCTGAATCACGACTTCTTCGCCCGGCGGGGTCTCTACTGGCGGCGAGCGAAGGATCGCTTCTACTTCGCCAGCGAGCCCTGCCAACTGGTGGCGGTGCCGGGCCCGGTGGCGGCAAGGGTCGATCGGCGCCGCCTGCTGGCCTATCTGACCGGGGCTGCGCCGAGGCCGGAAGAGAGTTTCTTCGATGGCATTCGCCGCTTGCCGGAGGCCGCCTCCCTCGAGGTCGATGGGACGACCGAGAGCCTGCGCCCGGAGGATTTTCCGGTCGCCGACCGTCTCAAAGACGAAGCGGTGGCTTTGCGGGAGCGATTGGAACGAGCCGTCGTGGCTTGCCTGCCGAGCGATGGACCGGCGGCGGTGCTGCTCAGTGGCGGTCTCGACTCCTCGGCGGTGGCGGCGTTGCTGGTGCGGCACTCGTCTCGGCCGTTCGCCGTGAGCTGGCGAGGCGGCGGTCTTTCGGAGGGCGCGAGCGACCCCTCCTGGGGCGGTGCGCTTCGTGCCGAGGCCGTCGCTGCCGACGACCTCTGGCCCCTGAGCTGCTACCCCGAGGCCTTCGACGATCCCAACGCTCCCCTCGAGAACACCTATCCGGGGCTCCTGCGGGCCACGCTGGAGCACCTGCGAAGGCTCGGTGCCAAGGTGTTGCTCAACGGCCTCGGGGGCGACCCCATCGCCGGTTGGCCGATGCCCGACCTGGCGCTGTTGCTGCGGGCTCGCTGGGGCGCCCTGCTGTCGCGCTGGCGCCGCGCTGGATGGCGTCGCGCGGGCTGGCGGGCGATGCTGCTCCTCCGCCAGCTCCGCGCCACCCTCCGGCGTCGCCTGCCCGGCTGGCTTTCCGAGGCGGCGAAGAGCGAGGCTCGCGACTGGGGGCTCGACCGCTCGCCGATCGCGGCGTCGGATCTGCTGTCGGCGCGGCGCTTTCGCCAGGCTCAGCTTCGCTCGGCCGCCAACCCCATGATGGCCGAGCGCCTGGAGCGCCTCGGCCGCCGGAGCGGCGTGCGAATCGAAGCGCCCTGGCTCGATCGTGCGCTGGTCGCCTGGTCGCTGGCGGCTCGGGATTGTAGTCTCGAGGTGCACCCACCGGCCAAGAGGCTGGTGCGGACGGCCTTTGATGGGCTCATCCCGGACGAGGTGCTGACCGCGCCTTCGGCGAAGGCGGCGGGACCGTCTTTGGT
Above is a genomic segment from Acidobacteriota bacterium containing:
- a CDS encoding PqqD family protein — translated: MAEPLIEDKAHRSLMASEDVIFRDLGGEAVLLHLASGEYYGLNETGSRMWSLLCELGDRARVLEVLQREYDAEPEDLAGELQSFVADLQAKNLIRSP
- a CDS encoding lasso peptide biosynthesis B2 protein, coding for MSPKLKTALTQSPREWAVLLHAFSLFFVISAGLALASLPRVRRLLRVERAQRRRSVLGPEIIARQVDRAARCYPFRVVCLQRSLCLEHLLRFYGFPASFRLGVRRQDEELEAHAWVECHGRPIAEGPNLASFQPMERASAP
- a CDS encoding asparagine synthase-related protein, producing MNLLCGIVRFDGGAVAAEELAPMLAAADLAEPADVEQRSASGARFAMGRVNGGGPASLDAVSGEGLWLRTGSAAVPEGSDEKAAAPFASAHWDEAARRLVLNHDFFARRGLYWRRAKDRFYFASEPCQLVAVPGPVAARVDRRRLLAYLTGAAPRPEESFFDGIRRLPEAASLEVDGTTESLRPEDFPVADRLKDEAVALRERLERAVVACLPSDGPAAVLLSGGLDSSAVAALLVRHSSRPFAVSWRGGGLSEGASDPSWGGALRAEAVAADDLWPLSCYPEAFDDPNAPLENTYPGLLRATLEHLRRLGAKVLLNGLGGDPIAGWPMPDLALLLRARWGALLSRWRRAGWRRAGWRAMLLLRQLRATLRRRLPGWLSEAAKSEARDWGLDRSPIAASDLLSARRFRQAQLRSAANPMMAERLERLGRRSGVRIEAPWLDRALVAWSLAARDCSLEVHPPAKRLVRTAFDGLIPDEVLTAPSAKAAGPSLVRRGLLEKGRDKVENLLTESRLEGLGLVQSSRVLREYRARADRGSVLPGLWRILTAEAWLRTAPVSS